TCTGGCGGCGGTCCGCCAGCTCCTCGTTGAACAAGGCGAGTTCCGTGTTGATGAGGTCGAACCCGGACCAGGGGTCGTCCTCGTCGATATCCTCGATGCTCAGGATGTGCAGCAAAAAGCGGGTCCGCTCGACGTGTTTCAGGAACCGGTGCCCGAGGCCCGCGCCGACCGCCGCGCCCTCGATGAGGCCGGGGATGTCCGCGATGACGAGGCGCCGGTCGTAGTCGTAATCGTCGATCATGACGCCGAGGTTCGGCACCAGCGTCGTGAAGGGGTAGGCCGCTATCTTGGGTTTGGCGGCGGAAACCTTGCTGATGAAGGTGGACTTGCCCGCGTTGGGCAGCCCCAAAAGGCCGCAGTCCGCCAGGATTTTCAGTTCCAGGCGCAGGGTCCGCTCTTCCCCGGCTTCGCCGGGCTGGGCGAAGCGCGGGGCGCGCATGGTGGGGGTCTTGAAAAACTCGTTACCCTTGCCGCCGCGCCCGCCCGCCGCCGCGAGAACTTCCACGTCCGGTTCCGAGAGGTCGGCGAGCAGGGTTTCGCCCTCGTCCGTGACCTCGTAGATCTGGGTGCCGAGCGGCAATTCCACCACCAGGTGTTCGCCTTTGCGGCCGTGGCATTGCGAACCCTCGCCGGGGCGGCCGTTCTCGGCCTCGTACCGGCGTTTGACCCTGAAATCGTACAGCGACATGAGGCGGGAAACGCCCTTGAGGTACACGCTGCCGCCGTCGCCGCCGTTGCCGCCGTCCGGGCCGCCGCGCGGCACAAATTTCTCGCGGCGGAAGGATACGCAGCCGTGCCCGCCTTTCCCGGCCTTGACCGTAATTATGGCTTCATCAACAAATCGCATAGGGTACCCGTGATGCGGGGGGAAGAGGGAAACTTTTTGAGGAAAAGTTTCCCTCTTCCCCCCGCGCCCCCCATCTCCTTTCCAAACCGTTTCGGGTGGGAGAAAGAGGGGAAAAAGGACGTTATCAAACATAAGGACTATATACCGCGTCCCGGCCGGTCACAACAGAAAACAGGCCACACCCGTTACGGGAAAGCGTCCCTCAAAACGGCGCGATCCCGCCATCGGGCATCCACAGCGCGTCCGGATCGGCGAAGCTTTTCTCGATATGCGCGAAAAACCGGGAGGCGTGAAGCCCGTCCACAAACGCGTGGTTGAACTTGCAGCTGATCGGCACAAGGTTGTTGTGCATCTTGCCCCAGGCCAGGATCGGGATGGCCTGCCCGAAGTGGTATTCGGCCTGCGTCACCGAGGTGAAATGGAGCCAGGGCAGACAGCTCGCGCAGAGGAAATCCTCGCCGTGCTCCTCCATCGGGGAAGGGGCATCCCGCTTGGCGGCCGCCACTTTGGGCGCGGCGTCCGCGGCGAACGCGGCAAAGGTGGGGGCATGCTCGCACCAGATCTGGCGGAACATCTCCTGCTCGGTCATGACGGGCGTCATCACGGCGATGGCGTCGAACTCCGCCACTGTATCGCCCAGGATCCGCTGCCGGATCTGGGGAACGGCGTTTGCCGCCCGCAAAATGGCATACAGCGCCAGCAGAAAAAAAGACTCGCCCCGGTCTTTGGCGCACGCGTGCAAACGGTGCGCGTCAAGCGCGACGGAAACGTTGAAGCTGGGGTCGTCGAATTTCCGGTAAAAGGTGAAAAGCTCCCAACGCGGCCAGCTCTCTTTGGTGAGAATACGGTATGTGTTCATGATACTCCTGTCTCCGGCGGTATGGCCGGACCGTCAATTCCGCCGCATCCGGCATACCGCATGACGGCGGCGGCACGCAAGAAGAGAAGGTATCAATGCTCTAACGACGAGCCCATATAAAAAAGGCATTGACCTTTTGCCCGTCATGCATACCATTGGCTCTGTGTTTTGCATGGGAGCGCCCGCATCAAAAAATCAGCTCCCGGGGATTTTTCATGACACAGAATAACCAGCCGATGTGGTTCATTTTTCACGACAAAAAACTGCTTCTCCTGCCGGACAAAAAAGGGGAAGAAGCCCTGCTCCGCGGCGAGGGACGGCCCTTTGCATCGCACCAGGACCAGGACGTGCATGTCCATGTCCTCGGCACTTACGACGGCGCACCCTGTTACGCCTGCACCCTGAAGACGCTCCCGCCCGAGGCCGGGCAGCTCTGCG
The DNA window shown above is from uncultured delta proteobacterium and carries:
- a CDS encoding Chloramphenicol acetyltransferase; protein product: MNTYRILTKESWPRWELFTFYRKFDDPSFNVSVALDAHRLHACAKDRGESFFLLALYAILRAANAVPQIRQRILGDTVAEFDAIAVMTPVMTEQEMFRQIWCEHAPTFAAFAADAAPKVAAAKRDAPSPMEEHGEDFLCASCLPWLHFTSVTQAEYHFGQAIPILAWGKMHNNLVPISCKFNHAFVDGLHASRFFAHIEKSFADPDALWMPDGGIAPF
- the obgE gene encoding GTPase involved in cell partioning and DNA repair (Evidence 2a : Function of homologous gene experimentally demonstrated in an other organism; PubMedId : 12402086, 12826057, 15737924; Product type cp : cell process) translates to MRFVDEAIITVKAGKGGHGCVSFRREKFVPRGGPDGGNGGDGGSVYLKGVSRLMSLYDFRVKRRYEAENGRPGEGSQCHGRKGEHLVVELPLGTQIYEVTDEGETLLADLSEPDVEVLAAAGGRGGKGNEFFKTPTMRAPRFAQPGEAGEERTLRLELKILADCGLLGLPNAGKSTFISKVSAAKPKIAAYPFTTLVPNLGVMIDDYDYDRRLVIADIPGLIEGAAVGAGLGHRFLKHVERTRFLLHILSIEDIDEDDPWSGFDLINTELALFNEELADRRQIEAVNKIDTADPEKIARLRTRAAGEGREIFFMSALTGEGVDEVVQAMWALFDSLSVNEALVTPRAADLNDDDDDGDDTEVIWTRE